From Polynucleobacter sp. AP-Sving-400A-A2:
CTTTCTTAGACTTCTTCGCAGTCTTTTTTGCAGACTTCTCTGTTTGAGCATCAGGCATCGTTGCAGGAGCGGCCACAGGTGCTCCGGCTGGGGCTGGATCCGCCGCCATTACAGTCAATGAAGATAAAGCAATTGAGGCAGCAATGAAGGTGGCTAAGATCAATTTTGCAAAAGGGAT
This genomic window contains:
- a CDS encoding protein tyrosine phosphatase, whose product is MNIPFAKLILATFIAASIALSSLTVMAADPAPAGAPVAAPATMPDAQTEKSAKKTAKKSKKDKKADKKAKKKAKKKPAAQESATQ